From a region of the Paenibacillus sp. R14(2021) genome:
- a CDS encoding alpha/beta hydrolase, with translation MEERIFKLRCQDGSQRYATEWKPAEEAPFRGVIAIVHGMGEHIGRYRHVADMFTAAGYAVFGFDQVGHGQTEGKRGHTGSYDMLLDGVDAMLAEAKHSYPHVPVFVYGHSMGGNVTLNYVLRRKPDIAGAIVTGPWLRLAFNPPTLQLVIARIVNRLFPAYTNKRPMNGDHLTSDPVMIKRYQEDPLGHGSITARYFLSVQSAGQWALKHASEWRVPLLLMHGGTDKVTSLTASKQFADMVGAPCTFMEWTGLKHELHNELDRDEVFDVMRDWLKERAANA, from the coding sequence CGGAATGGAAACCGGCGGAGGAGGCGCCATTCCGAGGTGTCATTGCCATTGTGCACGGCATGGGGGAGCATATCGGGCGTTATCGCCACGTGGCTGATATGTTTACGGCTGCGGGCTATGCCGTCTTCGGCTTCGACCAGGTCGGTCATGGCCAAACGGAGGGCAAGCGCGGCCATACCGGCTCGTACGACATGCTGCTTGACGGTGTTGATGCCATGCTCGCCGAGGCCAAGCACAGCTATCCGCATGTACCCGTATTTGTATACGGACACAGCATGGGCGGCAATGTTACCCTGAATTACGTGCTGCGCCGCAAGCCCGACATCGCCGGGGCGATCGTCACGGGGCCGTGGCTGCGGCTTGCGTTCAATCCGCCGACGCTGCAGCTCGTCATTGCCCGGATCGTCAACCGCTTGTTTCCCGCTTACACGAACAAGAGGCCGATGAACGGCGACCACTTAACCTCCGACCCCGTTATGATCAAACGCTACCAGGAGGATCCGCTCGGCCACGGCTCCATCACGGCGCGATACTTCCTCAGCGTGCAAAGCGCGGGACAGTGGGCGCTGAAGCATGCTTCCGAGTGGCGTGTTCCGCTCCTGCTCATGCACGGCGGGACGGACAAGGTCACCTCTCTTACGGCCAGCAAACAGTTCGCCGACATGGTCGGAGCGCCCTGCACCTTCATGGAATGGACCGGACTCAAGCATGAGCTGCACAACGAGCTCGACAGGGATGAAGTGTTCGACGTCATGCGGGATTGGCTGAAGGAACGGGCTGCGAACGCCTAA